CAAGCTACAGTGTGTCCATTTATAGACATGTGCCCGATGCGTCTAGTAAGCTATACTTATGtttggtttttatttgttttttttaataatgcattataacgTAGGACGATAGTATTTAACAGCGCACTGAATGTTGCCACAGGTTTGTAAAACATTATGCAGTGATCCAATGCGAAACATAtctaattttgttcagttttatgACCTTATAACAGTTTTTATATTGGTGTTTATTTTTACTGTGAGCCTCATTACTGCTAAAATAAGTGGTACCACCAGTACTTagaatatagacatgtaaattgtaaatgtataataagaaattaaaaatagcacTTTGTTTTAAGTAGATCTGCACTTCACTGTTACTCTTTTCCTTCACAAGTAACTCAAAGCGGGCTTGATATTGACtcaaaaacatactttttttttgcagctgTCTACTCGGCTCTTTTGTGGAAAGCGGGTGACTGCTGTTGTGCCGGCTGACCCCGCCATCAGTGACGACGAGGTGGCAGACCCCGACTTCATCCCACTTACCCACGAGTGCCCGAGTGACATGGGCCCTCTGCCAAGAGGAGGTGTGTGCGGACCGCAGTGCAGGAGCTTGAGGACGAAGACGACGAGGATGAAGACCAGCCAGCACCACAAGCCAAGGGCCCCACAAAGAAGGGCAAGCCAGCGTCCAGGCTAACCAGCTGGAAGAAGGTTGACCTGGAGAACCAAGCCCTGCCTGAGTACCAGCACGTTCCCCCTGACTTCATCGAGACTCCATATGCTTACTTCAGCAAGTACTTCAGCCCCCGTGTCATCAAGCACATAGCATCCCAAACCAACTTGTATGCAACCCAGAAGGACGTGAACACCACCTTCACCACCACTGAAGATGAGGTGAGGAACTTTGTGGCCATCCTGCTCTACATGGGGATTTCTGAGCTGCCCTCCATGGATGACTACTGGACAATGGAGACCAGGGTCCCTCAAGTTGCAAACCTCATGTCGTCTAAGAGGTTCAGGCTGATGAGAAGGCTTGTCCACTTTAATGACAACACCCAGATCCCTGGCACCATCGACAGATTCTTCAAAGTCCGGCCACTGTTCAACCTCCTGGTTACTGTCTTCAGGAGTGAGCCACAGACCCCCAAGCAGTCTGTGGATGAGGTTGTGGTTGCCTACAAAGGCAAGACAGCTGGCAACCTGAGGCAGTGCATCAAGAGCAAGCCGGACAAATGTGGATTTAAGTTGTTTGCCAGGGCTTCTGAGGATGGCTTTATTCATGACCTGGTGCTATACCAGGGCAAAACTACGCTGCAGGCCCACGGTGTCCCCATGACGTCTGAACAACAAGCCTTGGGGGTCACCAGCCAGATAGTCTCCGTCCTGGCCAGCACCATGTCCTCGTCCACCACCACAGCCATCTTTGCAGACAACCTCTTCACCAGCCTGGAGATAGTGCGGTACCTCAAAGATAAGCACTGCAGGTACACGGGGACAGCCAGGGACACCAGAATAGGCAAACCTCCATTGAAGTCCATCAAGGACATGGAGAAAAAGGCCGTCCCTCGTGGTGTACATGACTACGTCACCAGTGACGATGGGATCCTGGCCCTCAGGTGGAAGGACAACAGGGTCGTCTCTCTGCTGTCAACAGACAT
The sequence above is drawn from the Onychostoma macrolepis isolate SWU-2019 chromosome 04, ASM1243209v1, whole genome shotgun sequence genome and encodes:
- the LOC131538400 gene encoding piggyBac transposable element-derived protein 3-like, with translation MGISELPSMDDYWTMETRVPQVANLMSSKRFRLMRRLVHFNDNTQIPGTIDRFFKVRPLFNLLVTVFRSEPQTPKQSVDEVVVAYKGKTAGNLRQCIKSKPDKCGFKLFARASEDGFIHDLVLYQGKTTLQAHGVPMTSEQQALGVTSQIVSVLASTMSSSTTTAIFADNLFTSLEIVRYLKDKHCRYTGTARDTRIGKPPLKSIKDMEKKAVPRGVHDYVTSDDGILALRWKDNRVVSLLSTDMGVEPISSVYRYCSDTRR